In the genome of Apostichopus japonicus isolate 1M-3 chromosome 15, ASM3797524v1, whole genome shotgun sequence, one region contains:
- the LOC139980878 gene encoding glutathione S-transferase theta-2-like isoform X1 translates to MALQFYYNPISCPSRSVRIFLKKTGILVEEHIIDLSSDEQHSPEFLKINPRHCVPVLKDGDYILTEGWAILFYVIEKFSKDIDDHWYPKDLRKKSRVNEYLSYHDGSTRQLFGKVFRDEYLSKMRSYCKPSSEEDAKENVKQMEYVASQLQDTFLKDQKFLCGDEISIADILALAEVIQPTLSGRDTTKNHPKLAAWVERVKESLNPEFDEVYKQFYEIRKNFMASSDPSTSIERKVIQQMSS, encoded by the exons ATGGCGCTACAGTTTTACTACAATCCGATATCTTGTCCATCGAGATCTGTTCGAATCTTTCTAAAGAAAACTGGTATACTGGTGGAAGAGCATATTATAGATCTGTCTTCAG ATGAACAACACTCTCCTGAGTTTCTGAAAATTAATCCGCGTCATTGCGTCCCGGTCCTGAAAGACGGCGACTATATTCTCACTGAAGG TTGGGCTATCCTTTTCTATGTGATTGAGAAATTTTCAAAGGATATCGATGATCATTGGTACCCCAAAgatttgagaaaaaaatcaagAGTGAACGAATATCTTTCGTACCACGATGGAAGCACCAGACAACTGTTTGGCAAAGTTTTTCGAgatgag TATCTTTCCAAAATGCGCTCATATTGTAAACCTTCGTCAGAAGAAGATGCCAAAGAAAACGTGAAGCAGATGGAGTACGTAGCAAGCCAACTCCAGGATACCTTCCTAAAGGATCAAAAGTTCCTATGTGGTGACGAAATATCCATTGCTGATATCCTAGCCCTTGCCGAg GTCATACAACCAACACTATCCGGTCGGGATACCACCAAAAACCACCCCAAACTGGCAGCCTGGGTCGAACGCGTCAAGGAAAGTCTGAATCCAGAGTTTGATGAGGTCTACAAACAATTCTATGAGATCCGAAAAAATTTTATGGCCAGCTCTGACCCTTCGACCTCTATTGAACGCAAAGTTATCCAGCAGATGTCATCATAG